GGCGGCGGGTCCGCGACTTCCTGCGGCTCCTCGAACAGAGCGTGGTCACGGCGCTGGACACCCTGGGCCTGCCCGACGCGCGGCCCAATCCCGGCTACGCGGGCGTGTATGTCCCCGACCGCGAGGTGAACGGCCTGCCCCGGCACCAGAAGCTCGCCTCCATTGGGGTGGCGGTCAAGCGGCACGTCGCGCTGCACGGCGTTGGTATGAACGTCACGACCCACCTGGACCACTTCGATCTCATCGTGCCCTGCGGTCTGACGGATACCCAGATGACCAGTGTGGCCCGCGAATACGAGCTGCGCGGCCTGCCCCTGACGGCAACCATGCCGGCGGCCAAGGCGGCGCTGGCCGGCGCGTTCACGACCACTTTCGAACACTACGACTGGACGCTGCCCGAGCTCGCGGCGTCGGGAGGCTGAAACCATGACCCAGCACGAATCGGCGCCGCATAACGACGCCCCCAAGGAACCCAAGTTCATCAAGAACGGCATCTACCGCAAGGACAGCGTGCCGGTGCGCGAGAAGAAGCCCGAGTGGCTCAAGGTCACCATCCCGACCGGGCAGGTGTTCACCGAGGTCCGTAAGATCGTCAAGGAACACCGACTGCACACGGTGTGCGAAGAAGCGATGTGTCCCAACATCGGCGAGTGCTGGTCGCGCGGCACCGCTACATTCATGCTCATGGGGCACATCTGCACCCGCGCGTGCCGTTTCTGCGCCGTGGATACGGGGAACCCGATGGGCAAGCTCGACCTCGACGAGCCGCGCCACGTCGCCGAAAGCGTCAAGCTCATGGGCCTGAAGTACGTCGTCCTGACCTCGGTCGACCGTGACGACCTGCCCGACGGCGGCGCGTATCACTTCGCCAAGTCGGTCGCGGCCATCAAGCGCGAAAATCCTGAGACCCGTGTGGAGGCCCTGACGCCCGACTTCGGGGGCAACACCCACTGCGTGGATCTCGTGCTGGACAGCGGTGTGGATACCTACGCCCAGAACCTGGAGACCGTGCGCCGCCTGACACACCCGGTGCGCGACCGCCGCGCCGACTACGACCAGACCCTGGCCGTGCTGGCCCACGCCAAGCGGGCGCGTCCCGACGTGATCACCAAAACCTCGATCATGCTGGGCCTGGGCGAGACCCGCGAGGAGATCACCGAGGCGATGCACGACTGCCGCGCCGCCGGGGTGGACGTGCTGACCTTCGGGCAGTATCTGCGCCCGACCATGCACCACCTGCCGGTCGACCGTTACGTGTCGCCCGCCGAGTTCGACGAGATCCGCGAGGAGGGCATGAGCCTGGGCTTCCTGGAAGTCGTCTCGGGCCCGCTCGTCCGCAGCTCGTACAAGGCCGAGCAGATCGTGATGGACCGCCCCGGCAACTTGCCTGAGCACCTCGCGCATCTCGACGCTGGCAGTGAACTCAGCCTGATCTGAGGCTGGAGAGGGGAGAAGGGGACCGGGGCGGCAGGCCTGCCGCCCCGGTCCTCTGGCCCAGGACTAGAAAAGCCGCCCTCCGACTGGGGGCGGCTTCGGGTTTCCTGTGCCTACGCGAGCCGTTTGCCCGCGTCCATCAGGGTGCTGGCGAGCTTGGTGACCTGTTCGCCCACCTGCCCGCCGTCTGG
The DNA window shown above is from Deinococcus sp. Leaf326 and carries:
- the lipB gene encoding lipoyl(octanoyl) transferase LipB, with translation MSVPAFDILDLGTLPYPEAWALQKVHHARVAEGGRSTLLLVEHPAVLTLGRKAREGDNIVVTREYLAAQGIEVFEVERGGDVTYHGPGQLVAYAVFPVGRRVRDFLRLLEQSVVTALDTLGLPDARPNPGYAGVYVPDREVNGLPRHQKLASIGVAVKRHVALHGVGMNVTTHLDHFDLIVPCGLTDTQMTSVAREYELRGLPLTATMPAAKAALAGAFTTTFEHYDWTLPELAASGG
- the lipA gene encoding lipoyl synthase, translating into MTQHESAPHNDAPKEPKFIKNGIYRKDSVPVREKKPEWLKVTIPTGQVFTEVRKIVKEHRLHTVCEEAMCPNIGECWSRGTATFMLMGHICTRACRFCAVDTGNPMGKLDLDEPRHVAESVKLMGLKYVVLTSVDRDDLPDGGAYHFAKSVAAIKRENPETRVEALTPDFGGNTHCVDLVLDSGVDTYAQNLETVRRLTHPVRDRRADYDQTLAVLAHAKRARPDVITKTSIMLGLGETREEITEAMHDCRAAGVDVLTFGQYLRPTMHHLPVDRYVSPAEFDEIREEGMSLGFLEVVSGPLVRSSYKAEQIVMDRPGNLPEHLAHLDAGSELSLI